Proteins from a genomic interval of Equus quagga isolate Etosha38 chromosome 13, UCLA_HA_Equagga_1.0, whole genome shotgun sequence:
- the RGS4 gene encoding regulator of G-protein signaling 4, with translation MCKGLAGLPASCLRSAKDMKHRLGFLLQKSDSCEHHSSHSKKDKVVICQRVSQEEVKKWAESLENLISHECGLAAFKAFLKSEYSEENIDFWISCEEYKKIKSPSKLSPKAKKIYNEFISVQATKEVNLDSCTREETSRNMLEPTITCFDEAQKKIFNLMEKDSYRRFLKSRFYLDLANPSSCGSEKQKGAKSSADCPSLVPQCA, from the exons ATGTGCAAAGGACTTGCGGGTCTGCCGGCTTCTTGCTTGAGGAG TGCCAAAGATATGAAACATCGGCTGGGTTTCCTGCTGCAGAAGTCTGATTCCTGTGAACATCATTCTTCCCACAGCAAGAAGGACAAAGTGGTGATTTGTCAGAG GGTGAGCCAAGAGGAAGTCAAAAAGTGGGCTGAATCACTGGAAAACTTGATTAGCCATGAAT GTGGGCTGGCAGCTTTCAAAGCTTTCTTGAAGTCTGAATACAGTGAGGAGAACATCGACTTCTGGATCAGCTGTGAAGAGTACAAGAAAATCAAATCCCCCTCAAAACTAAGTCCCAAGGCCAAAAAGATCTATAATGAATTCATCTCAGTCCAAGCAACTAAAGAG gTAAACCTGGATTCTTGCACCAGGGAGGAGACAAGCCGGAACATGCTGGAGCCTACGATAACCTGCTTTGATGAGGCCCAGAAGAAGATTTTCAACCTGATGGAAAAGGATTCATACCGCCGCTTCCTCAAGTCCCGATTCTATCTCGATTTGGCCAACCCTTCCAGCTGTggatcagagaagcagaaaggagccAAGAGTTCTGCAGACTGTCCTTCCCTGGTCCCCCAGTGTGCCTAA